From a single Okeanomitos corallinicola TIOX110 genomic region:
- a CDS encoding TldD/PmbA family protein, which translates to MILSELSRLEKNFDQLIEMLLNKKIEDEYFTVRLNSESSQFTRFNCGKVRQTGLVSDGSITLNLIANQRSSFCKFPLTGNWDLDWQLAYKTLEELREELKILPIDPYLVLPQGNNTSREVNLGELLTPESVVNSILQPVKNLDFTGIYAGGIIIRGYGDSSGQKHWFVTDSFNLDYSLILETGKAVKGGFAGSEWNKAAYIDKINQGKKQLELISRQPKELPRGKYRTYFAPAAVANLLNMLSWGAISEAAIQQGNSALAVLSRQEKQFSSKFSLKENFKLGLVPRFNHLGEIAAEELTLIDKGVLVNSLVSSRSAKEYNKKSNGANASETLRSPEISVGNLASEQILPSLDTGLYVSNLHYLNWSDRQTARITGMTRYACFWVENGEIVAPIENLRFDESLYNCWGEKNLIDFTNFQEIISEVGTYESRELGASLVPGMLVEDFTYTL; encoded by the coding sequence ATGATATTATCAGAATTATCAAGATTAGAAAAAAACTTTGATCAACTGATCGAAATGCTGCTGAATAAAAAAATAGAGGACGAATATTTTACCGTCAGACTAAATAGTGAAAGCAGTCAATTTACTAGATTTAATTGTGGTAAAGTTAGACAAACAGGTTTAGTTAGTGATGGTTCAATTACACTGAATTTAATAGCAAATCAGCGCAGTAGTTTTTGTAAGTTTCCTTTGACTGGGAATTGGGATTTAGATTGGCAATTAGCATACAAAACTTTAGAGGAATTAAGAGAAGAATTAAAGATATTACCTATTGATCCTTATCTGGTTTTACCTCAAGGAAATAATACCAGCAGAGAGGTAAATTTAGGTGAATTATTAACACCGGAAAGTGTTGTTAATAGTATTTTGCAACCTGTTAAAAATTTAGATTTTACTGGAATTTATGCTGGAGGAATTATCATTAGAGGATATGGAGATTCTAGTGGACAAAAACACTGGTTTGTCACCGATTCATTTAATTTAGATTATTCTTTGATATTAGAGACAGGAAAAGCTGTTAAAGGTGGTTTTGCTGGAAGTGAATGGAATAAAGCAGCATATATTGATAAGATAAATCAGGGAAAAAAACAATTAGAGTTAATATCTCGTCAACCCAAAGAGTTACCCAGGGGAAAATATAGAACTTATTTTGCTCCTGCTGCGGTAGCTAATTTATTGAATATGCTTTCTTGGGGTGCTATTAGTGAAGCTGCTATTCAACAGGGAAATAGTGCTTTAGCTGTTTTATCACGTCAGGAAAAACAATTTTCTTCTAAATTTAGTTTAAAAGAAAACTTTAAATTGGGATTAGTTCCTCGATTTAATCATTTAGGAGAAATCGCAGCAGAGGAGTTAACTTTAATAGACAAGGGAGTTTTGGTAAATAGTCTAGTCAGTTCTCGTAGTGCAAAGGAATATAATAAAAAATCCAATGGTGCAAATGCTTCAGAAACCTTGCGTTCTCCAGAGATAAGTGTAGGTAATTTAGCATCTGAGCAGATTTTACCGAGTTTAGATACTGGGTTATATGTTTCTAATTTGCATTATTTGAATTGGAGCGATCGCCAAACTGCTAGAATTACAGGTATGACCCGTTATGCTTGTTTTTGGGTAGAAAATGGAGAAATAGTTGCACCTATTGAAAACTTGCGTTTTGATGAAAGTCTTTACAACTGCTGGGGAGAAAAAAATCTCATTGATTTTACCAACTTCCAAGAAATTATTTCCGAAGTAGGAACTTACGAAAGTCGTGAACTAGGTGCTAGTTTAGTTCCAGGAATGTTAGTGGAAGATTTCACTTATACTTTGTAA
- the lgt gene encoding prolipoprotein diacylglyceryl transferase, which translates to MELDFFALPLGFQFTSPGPIVVELGPIAIRWYGLLIALAVLIGVTISQYLAQRRQVNPVLISDLSIWLVIGAIPAARIYYVLFQWSEYSQHPERIIAIWQGGIAIHGAIIGGVIAAVIFAKLKKISFWQLADLVAPSLILGQAIGRWGNFFNSEAFGRPTNLPWKLFIPEARRPLGLASFEYFHPTFLYESLWNLMVFALLLTLFFRALSGKPRLKVGTLFLVYWVAYSLGRFWIEGLRTDSLMLGPLRIAQIVSLAGITFGLAGLAWLYVLKRPLPDVVSTSKSDGVMG; encoded by the coding sequence ATGGAACTGGATTTTTTTGCTTTGCCTTTGGGCTTTCAATTTACTTCTCCTGGTCCGATTGTGGTGGAACTTGGACCTATTGCCATTCGTTGGTATGGCTTACTGATTGCCTTGGCTGTGTTAATTGGAGTTACCATTTCTCAATACTTAGCCCAGCGTCGTCAGGTAAACCCTGTATTAATCAGTGATTTATCAATTTGGCTGGTAATTGGTGCAATTCCCGCAGCACGGATATATTACGTATTATTTCAGTGGTCTGAATATTCCCAACATCCAGAGCGAATTATCGCTATTTGGCAAGGAGGTATTGCCATTCATGGAGCAATTATTGGCGGTGTAATTGCGGCTGTAATCTTTGCTAAATTGAAAAAGATATCTTTTTGGCAATTGGCAGATTTAGTCGCACCATCGCTGATTTTAGGGCAAGCTATTGGACGTTGGGGTAATTTTTTCAATTCTGAAGCTTTTGGTAGACCGACAAATTTACCATGGAAGTTATTTATTCCAGAGGCACGTCGTCCCCTGGGTTTAGCTAGTTTTGAATATTTCCATCCCACGTTTCTCTATGAATCTCTGTGGAATTTAATGGTTTTTGCCTTGCTACTGACTTTATTTTTTAGGGCTTTATCTGGCAAACCACGTCTGAAAGTGGGAACATTATTTCTCGTTTACTGGGTAGCTTACAGCTTAGGACGCTTTTGGATTGAAGGACTACGCACCGATAGCTTAATGCTAGGGCCTTTAAGAATTGCACAGATTGTCAGTTTAGCAGGTATTACATTCGGATTAGCTGGTTTAGCTTGGCTTTATGTACTCAAACGCCCTCTACCTGATGTTGTTTCCACTTCTAAAAGTGATGGGGTGATGGGATAA
- the coaD gene encoding pantetheine-phosphate adenylyltransferase, translated as MIAIYPGSFDPITLGHLDIIRRGSRLFEKVIVAVLRNPNKKPLFTVQQRLAQIRQATENLSNVDVDGFDGLTVNYAQMQKAQVLLRGLRAVSDFEIELQMAHTNKTLSTQIETVFLATSNEYSFLSSSVVKEIAKFGGSVDHLVPPQIALDIYQCYNQSSQPLTQITTETVSHPKKVLPDKEV; from the coding sequence ATGATTGCTATTTATCCTGGTAGTTTTGACCCGATTACTTTGGGTCATCTTGATATTATTCGGCGCGGTAGTCGGCTGTTTGAAAAGGTGATAGTGGCTGTTTTAAGAAATCCTAACAAAAAGCCACTGTTTACTGTGCAACAAAGATTAGCACAAATTCGTCAGGCTACAGAAAATTTATCTAATGTAGATGTAGATGGCTTTGATGGTCTGACTGTTAATTATGCTCAAATGCAAAAAGCACAGGTTTTATTGCGTGGTCTACGGGCAGTTTCTGACTTTGAAATTGAGCTACAAATGGCTCACACGAATAAAACTCTTTCCACTCAGATTGAGACAGTTTTTCTAGCCACCTCGAACGAGTATAGTTTTTTAAGTAGTAGTGTGGTAAAAGAGATTGCAAAATTTGGTGGCTCTGTCGATCATCTTGTACCTCCACAAATTGCCCTGGATATATACCAATGCTACAACCAAAGCTCTCAGCCCCTGACCCAAATCACAACGGAAACGGTGTCCCACCCCAAGAAGGTCTTACCGGACAAGGAGGTGTAG
- the rlmN gene encoding 23S rRNA (adenine(2503)-C(2))-methyltransferase RlmN translates to MSAIPFVSSVDASNSTGSKLVPPLLGASVTELTTWVKEQGQPGYRGKQLHDWIYSKGVRSLADISVFPKSWRETVADVPIGRSSLHYRSVAPDDAVKYLLKLADGEIIETVGIPSDKRLTVCVSTQVGCPMACDFCATGKGGYKRNLTRGEIVDQVLTVQEDFQQRVSNVVFMGMGEPLLNTENVVLALKSLNQDVGIGQRSLTLSTVGIRDRIRELAEHNLQITLAVSLHAPNQQLREQIIPSAKPYPIPDLLAECREYVEITGRRVTFEYILLAEVNDLPEHALELSKCLRGFQSHVNLIPYNPIEEVDYKRPSRDRIQAFVNVLQQNNTAVSVRYSRGLEADAACGQLRTSNS, encoded by the coding sequence ATGTCTGCTATCCCTTTTGTGTCTTCTGTAGATGCCAGCAATTCTACAGGGTCTAAATTAGTTCCTCCTCTTCTTGGTGCTTCGGTGACTGAGTTAACTACTTGGGTAAAAGAACAGGGACAACCTGGTTATCGAGGTAAACAGTTACATGACTGGATATATAGTAAAGGTGTGCGATCTCTAGCGGATATTTCTGTATTTCCTAAAAGTTGGCGCGAAACGGTTGCAGATGTTCCCATTGGCCGCTCCTCTCTACATTACCGTTCCGTTGCTCCTGATGATGCGGTAAAGTATCTGCTGAAATTGGCGGATGGGGAAATTATTGAAACTGTGGGTATCCCTAGTGATAAACGCTTAACTGTCTGTGTTTCTACCCAGGTTGGTTGTCCGATGGCTTGTGATTTCTGCGCTACGGGTAAGGGAGGATATAAACGTAATCTCACCCGTGGGGAAATTGTTGATCAAGTATTAACTGTACAGGAAGATTTTCAACAACGGGTTAGCAATGTGGTGTTTATGGGTATGGGTGAACCGTTGTTAAATACGGAAAATGTGGTTTTAGCACTAAAATCTTTAAATCAAGATGTGGGTATCGGCCAGCGATCACTTACTCTGTCTACTGTCGGTATCCGCGATCGCATCCGTGAACTAGCAGAACACAATTTACAAATTACTCTGGCAGTTAGTCTCCACGCACCTAACCAACAACTAAGAGAACAGATTATTCCCAGTGCTAAACCATACCCCATCCCAGACTTACTTGCAGAATGTCGGGAATATGTTGAAATAACCGGACGTAGGGTAACTTTTGAGTATATTCTCCTAGCTGAAGTTAACGACTTACCAGAACACGCCTTAGAATTATCTAAATGCTTACGCGGGTTTCAAAGTCATGTCAACTTAATCCCCTACAACCCTATTGAAGAAGTAGATTACAAAAGACCAAGCCGCGATCGCATACAGGCTTTTGTCAATGTTCTCCAACAAAATAACACCGCCGTTAGCGTCAGATATTCTCGTGGACTAGAAGCAGATGCTGCTTGTGGACAATTAAGAACAAGTAACAGCTAA
- the cobM gene encoding precorrin-4 C(11)-methyltransferase → MDKNITQTLDSSVYIVGAGPGDPDLLTVKAQKLLARADVILFADSLIPEEILDICRQDAEIIKTANKTLEEIIPIMVTAVRSQKSVVRLHSGDPSLYSAIHEQMQLLAQADIPFEVIPGISAFQAAAAKLKVELTVPNLVQSIILTRISGRTGVPTTEELASLAAHQASLCLYLSARHVEDAQAKLLAHYPAQTQVAICFRVGWPDEKILVVPLEKMAYFTHQEKLLRTTLYIISPALSPVSGRSRLYHPEHNHLFRTSHH, encoded by the coding sequence ATGGATAAAAATATAACTCAGACTTTAGATTCATCAGTATATATTGTGGGGGCGGGTCCGGGAGATCCTGATTTATTGACGGTTAAGGCGCAAAAACTCCTAGCTAGGGCTGATGTGATATTATTTGCTGATTCTTTAATTCCAGAAGAGATTTTAGATATCTGTCGTCAAGATGCGGAAATTATTAAAACCGCCAATAAGACTTTAGAAGAGATTATACCCATAATGGTGACAGCAGTGCGATCGCAAAAATCTGTAGTGCGTCTTCATTCTGGTGATCCGAGTCTTTACAGTGCCATTCATGAACAAATGCAGCTTTTAGCCCAAGCAGATATACCTTTTGAAGTGATCCCAGGTATCAGTGCTTTCCAAGCTGCGGCTGCTAAACTCAAGGTAGAATTAACAGTTCCCAATTTAGTCCAAAGTATAATTCTTACCCGTATCAGTGGACGTACTGGAGTACCCACAACCGAAGAATTAGCCAGTTTAGCTGCACATCAAGCTAGTTTATGCTTGTATTTGAGTGCGCGTCATGTTGAAGATGCCCAAGCTAAATTATTAGCACATTATCCAGCCCAAACCCAAGTCGCTATTTGTTTTCGTGTCGGATGGCCAGATGAAAAAATCTTGGTTGTTCCCCTTGAGAAAATGGCATATTTTACCCATCAAGAGAAATTACTACGGACTACACTTTATATAATTAGTCCTGCACTTTCACCAGTATCAGGGCGTTCTCGTTTGTATCATCCTGAACATAATCATTTGTTTCGTACATCTCATCACTAA
- a CDS encoding FecR family protein, with product MKNFWAYQFIFVLTALVSTVNASSADPLRVKVNRWLEVRRPVGQVIYVNGQKSQPAKNGLRIQSVGDTIITKQGSSAVLAMDIGTGFINIAENTIVTVNRLDKGTGGGRVTQLQVKSGQVRMQIRRLTHDTSRVEISTPAGVAGVRGTEFGVSVQDNGKTGVGTKEGSVSTSAQGKTVLVNAGFQNLTIPGKSPSPPVPLQDNPRLNIRQLVANGNQVRIVGNVDPVNLVKFFQKSINIDEAGNFDVNVPLPPNRQVEAEVITPLGTQQPYQLVVP from the coding sequence ATGAAAAATTTTTGGGCTTATCAGTTTATTTTTGTCCTCACAGCATTAGTAAGTACAGTTAATGCTTCATCCGCAGATCCATTAAGAGTAAAAGTAAATCGCTGGTTAGAGGTACGTCGTCCTGTAGGACAAGTCATATATGTAAATGGACAAAAATCTCAACCTGCAAAAAACGGTTTGAGAATCCAATCTGTGGGAGATACGATTATCACTAAACAAGGTTCTAGTGCAGTTCTAGCAATGGATATAGGCACTGGTTTTATTAACATTGCAGAAAACACAATTGTCACAGTCAATAGACTAGACAAGGGAACAGGAGGTGGAAGAGTTACACAACTTCAAGTTAAGTCTGGCCAAGTTCGTATGCAAATTCGTCGCTTAACTCATGATACTTCCCGTGTAGAAATTAGTACCCCGGCTGGAGTAGCTGGTGTCAGAGGAACAGAATTTGGTGTCAGTGTTCAAGATAATGGTAAAACTGGCGTTGGGACTAAAGAAGGTAGTGTATCTACTAGCGCCCAAGGTAAAACAGTATTAGTCAATGCTGGTTTTCAAAATTTAACTATTCCCGGTAAATCCCCTTCTCCTCCTGTCCCTCTCCAAGACAACCCCCGTCTGAATATCCGTCAACTTGTGGCTAATGGTAACCAAGTGAGAATAGTCGGTAATGTTGATCCAGTTAACTTAGTCAAATTTTTCCAAAAATCTATCAATATTGATGAAGCAGGTAATTTTGATGTTAATGTTCCTTTACCACCTAACCGTCAAGTAGAAGCAGAAGTTATCACACCTTTAGGAACACAACAACCCTATCAATTAGTAGTTCCTTAG
- a CDS encoding adenylate/guanylate cyclase domain-containing protein — protein sequence MKSWQKSLRDICKHLGISQIEKHLFHPHLLTALLSLGLWQIGAWSTLELLGFNLLFNIRSHLSDHHWDQRIAVIAIDDNTLAEYGEFPISRDRYTQLLDTLAASHPAAIGFDILLTEPSIHDQTLAETMEFSGNVVLAIAPNSQQKIIPPVPELDRVAIKGQIASNADIDGITRQSYLYLDQIPSFSIQLLQTYNYSLKSTLTSDAQKLQESLISIPPLKPKNNLQSVWINWIAPTHKFPTYSFIDIIEKKIDGSKLKNKIILIGLTATGTKDPLKTPFEQTPPTSGVYVHAAVIDNLLNQRLLQKMSWQLEICLLLIIGSGASFLLIPLQLYTRISLLLLLPLAWFSISVFSLTKFNFLLPTVSPIGTIFLAAFTVQWQEQKEKQQLMSLFARHVSQETANLIWDHRSEIFQNGELEAQEMVATVLFSDIRSFTSISEGMKPKDLLNWLNCYLSAMAECVQKHHGIVDKYIGDAVMAVFGIPFPHHHPEKIQQDALAAVSAAIAMQERLISLNQELESLGKPRINIGIGIHTGLVVAGSIGGSERLNYSVLGDAVNIAARLEQLNKNVRENNPHNILVSETTFQLIKNHFITQKVQQIQLRGREKLTMIYSIIGHINNEN from the coding sequence ATGAAATCTTGGCAAAAATCTCTCAGGGATATCTGCAAACATCTTGGCATCTCCCAAATCGAAAAACATCTATTTCATCCTCACCTACTAACTGCATTGCTTTCTCTGGGATTATGGCAGATAGGGGCTTGGTCAACCTTAGAATTGCTGGGATTTAATCTTCTGTTTAACATCCGTTCTCACCTATCTGATCATCATTGGGATCAACGTATTGCTGTGATTGCTATTGATGATAACACCTTAGCTGAATACGGAGAGTTTCCCATCTCACGCGATCGCTATACTCAATTATTGGATACTCTTGCAGCTTCACACCCCGCCGCTATTGGTTTTGATATCTTGTTGACTGAACCCAGTATTCATGACCAAACACTAGCCGAAACTATGGAATTTAGCGGTAATGTAGTCCTGGCGATCGCCCCTAACTCACAACAAAAAATCATACCTCCAGTTCCCGAATTAGATCGTGTCGCCATTAAAGGCCAAATTGCCAGCAATGCTGACATAGATGGAATTACCCGTCAATCCTATCTTTACCTAGATCAAATTCCCTCTTTTAGCATTCAATTATTACAAACATACAACTATAGCTTAAAGTCTACTTTAACATCAGATGCTCAGAAATTACAGGAATCTCTGATTTCTATCCCCCCTTTAAAACCAAAAAATAACCTTCAATCTGTCTGGATAAATTGGATAGCACCAACTCACAAATTTCCCACCTATTCCTTTATTGACATTATCGAAAAAAAAATAGATGGCAGTAAACTAAAAAACAAAATTATCCTCATAGGATTAACAGCAACTGGTACAAAAGACCCTCTAAAAACTCCCTTTGAACAAACACCACCCACATCTGGTGTATATGTACACGCCGCAGTCATAGATAATCTTCTCAACCAGCGACTACTGCAAAAAATGTCATGGCAATTGGAAATTTGCCTATTATTAATTATTGGTAGCGGTGCTAGTTTTTTACTCATTCCTTTGCAACTTTACACGCGTATTTCCTTACTCTTATTATTACCTTTAGCTTGGTTTAGTATATCTGTCTTTTCCTTAACTAAGTTTAATTTTTTATTGCCTACAGTTTCACCTATTGGCACTATTTTTTTAGCAGCTTTTACCGTACAGTGGCAAGAACAAAAAGAAAAACAACAATTAATGAGTTTATTTGCTCGTCATGTTTCCCAAGAAACAGCAAACTTAATCTGGGATCATCGGTCTGAAATTTTCCAAAATGGCGAATTAGAAGCTCAAGAAATGGTAGCAACTGTTTTATTTAGTGACATCCGTAGCTTCACTTCTATTTCTGAAGGAATGAAACCAAAAGATTTATTAAACTGGCTAAATTGCTATCTCTCCGCTATGGCTGAATGCGTGCAAAAACATCATGGAATCGTGGATAAATACATTGGTGATGCTGTCATGGCTGTCTTTGGTATTCCCTTTCCCCATCATCACCCAGAAAAAATTCAACAGGATGCCTTAGCAGCCGTATCTGCTGCCATTGCTATGCAAGAAAGATTAATATCATTAAATCAGGAGTTAGAAAGCTTGGGTAAACCAAGAATTAATATTGGTATTGGCATTCACACAGGTTTAGTTGTTGCTGGCAGCATTGGCGGATCTGAACGTTTAAATTACTCTGTTTTAGGCGATGCTGTCAACATTGCTGCACGTTTAGAACAACTCAACAAAAATGTCAGGGAAAATAACCCTCACAACATATTAGTTAGTGAAACAACATTTCAACTAATTAAAAACCATTTTATCACCCAAAAAGTACAGCAGATCCAATTACGTGGCAGAGAAAAACTAACAATGATTTATTCCATTATCGGTCATATAAATAACGAAAATTAA
- a CDS encoding TldD/PmbA family protein, translating to MWKELTTAISHFNISADWIGIRAVKETARNHYVRDGLPKSNGKSLTMGAMIEVMVNGSIGYAATNSLTLSSLQNAAEIAYKQAIAASEFWIYPFNETHRPKVVGEYNSPFFEPLNSISPGEINDLLIRICHHLKINDKIVQTTAHINSSEKETWFVSSNSSEVYQKIITLGTHFGVIAQDGAIVQQRSNNGMYANFYQGGWELLKQDNLWQRVQEVAEQGLELLTAEDCPNTRTNLVLAPDQMMLQIHESVGHPLEIDRILGDERNYAGGSFIKPEDFGKLEYGSPLMNITFDPSVEGEFASYGFDDTGAKATREYIIKEGILQRGLGSLESQSRSGLPGVACARASSWNRPPIDRMANLNLEPGNANFSELIADIEHGIYMESNRSWSIDDRRHKFQFGCEYAKLIENGQLTKTLRNPNYRATTPEFWHSLIQVGNDSNWQMYGTPFCGKGEPNQAICVGHGSPVCLFANVEVFGGG from the coding sequence ATGTGGAAAGAACTAACAACCGCAATTTCTCATTTCAATATTTCTGCTGATTGGATCGGTATTCGCGCAGTCAAAGAAACAGCGAGAAACCATTATGTACGTGATGGTTTACCCAAAAGTAATGGTAAATCATTAACAATGGGTGCAATGATTGAAGTGATGGTAAATGGTAGTATCGGTTATGCTGCTACCAATTCCTTAACATTATCATCATTGCAAAATGCCGCAGAAATAGCCTATAAACAAGCAATTGCAGCTAGTGAATTTTGGATTTATCCCTTCAATGAAACTCATCGTCCCAAAGTAGTTGGTGAATATAACTCACCCTTTTTTGAACCATTGAATTCTATTAGTCCAGGAGAAATCAATGATTTATTAATTAGAATTTGTCATCATCTGAAAATTAACGACAAAATAGTACAAACCACAGCCCATATTAACAGCAGTGAAAAAGAAACTTGGTTTGTTAGTAGTAACAGTTCAGAAGTTTATCAAAAAATCATTACTTTAGGAACACATTTTGGTGTCATTGCTCAAGATGGAGCAATTGTACAACAACGTAGTAATAACGGAATGTACGCTAATTTTTATCAAGGTGGATGGGAATTATTAAAACAAGATAATCTCTGGCAGCGAGTACAAGAAGTAGCCGAACAAGGATTAGAATTATTAACAGCAGAAGACTGTCCAAATACGCGCACAAATTTGGTTTTAGCACCAGATCAAATGATGTTACAAATTCATGAAAGTGTAGGACATCCTTTAGAAATTGACCGCATTTTAGGAGATGAGCGTAACTATGCTGGGGGTAGTTTTATTAAACCAGAAGATTTTGGTAAATTAGAATATGGTTCACCTTTAATGAATATCACCTTTGATCCTAGCGTTGAAGGTGAATTTGCCAGTTATGGTTTTGATGATACAGGAGCAAAAGCCACCAGAGAATATATCATCAAAGAGGGTATTTTACAAAGAGGTTTAGGCAGTTTAGAAAGTCAATCTCGTTCTGGTTTACCAGGTGTTGCTTGTGCGCGTGCTTCTTCTTGGAATCGTCCACCAATTGATCGCATGGCTAACTTAAATTTAGAACCAGGAAATGCTAATTTTTCAGAATTAATTGCTGATATAGAACATGGTATTTACATGGAATCTAACCGTTCTTGGTCTATTGATGATCGAAGACATAAATTTCAATTTGGTTGTGAATATGCGAAATTAATTGAAAACGGTCAACTCACAAAAACCCTACGTAATCCTAATTATCGAGCTACTACTCCAGAATTTTGGCATAGTTTAATTCAAGTAGGAAATGATTCTAACTGGCAAATGTACGGTACACCATTCTGTGGAAAAGGAGAACCAAATCAAGCTATTTGTGTGGGACATGGTTCACCAGTTTGTCTATTTGCAAATGTGGAAGTTTTTGGTGGTGGGTAA
- a CDS encoding Uma2 family endonuclease: MIIAQELELAEDISSDVIFPPSDLYSDEPPLETELHLRQIILLFQCLEWLWKDRTDFYAVGNLTIYYSPHQKKSEYFRGPDFFVVLGTERKTRKSWVVWEENGRYPNVIVEILSASTAKTDREYKKELYQNTFRTPDYFWFDPYTLEFVGFYLTNGKYQPLEPNERGHLWSEQLGLFLGIHEGLLRYFTSTGELVPTPEETATEAEKEVEMQTERAEREARKAERLAAKLRELNIDPETI; encoded by the coding sequence ATGATCATTGCTCAAGAATTAGAACTTGCAGAAGACATCTCCTCAGATGTAATATTTCCTCCCAGCGATTTATATAGTGATGAACCTCCCTTGGAAACAGAACTACATCTACGACAAATAATTTTGCTTTTCCAATGCCTAGAATGGTTATGGAAAGATAGAACTGATTTCTATGCTGTGGGAAATCTGACTATTTATTATAGTCCTCACCAGAAAAAATCAGAATATTTCCGAGGTCCTGATTTTTTTGTTGTTTTGGGAACTGAACGCAAAACCCGTAAAAGTTGGGTGGTTTGGGAAGAAAACGGTAGATATCCCAATGTCATTGTAGAAATTCTATCAGCAAGTACAGCTAAAACTGATAGAGAATATAAAAAAGAACTTTATCAAAATACTTTCCGTACACCTGATTATTTTTGGTTTGATCCTTATACATTAGAATTTGTAGGTTTTTATTTAACAAATGGAAAATATCAACCTTTAGAACCAAATGAAAGAGGTCATTTATGGAGTGAACAGTTAGGTTTATTTTTAGGAATCCATGAAGGATTATTAAGGTATTTTACTTCAACAGGTGAATTAGTACCTACACCAGAAGAAACTGCAACGGAAGCAGAGAAAGAAGTAGAAATGCAAACGGAAAGAGCAGAACGGGAAGCTAGAAAAGCTGAACGTTTAGCAGCAAAATTGCGAGAATTAAATATTGATCCAGAGACAATTTAA
- a CDS encoding DivIVA domain-containing protein yields the protein MLQPKLSAPDPNHNGNGVPPQEGLTGQGGVDILQELNRLEDIVLAGLQIPLVGRTLVDEDKLLEQLDFVRVSLPSVFQSAAELLQQKEEIMLEAEEYGQQVVEAAQSKRAQILADNDIIRHAEREAEQLRRKVQLECDAMMQDTLAEIDRKRQTCMQELEEIRQTAIAQAQEIEDGADEYADNVLENIEQDLQDMLRIITNGRLQLRGEIAKQRNLSNHKKRSG from the coding sequence ATGCTACAACCAAAGCTCTCAGCCCCTGACCCAAATCACAACGGAAACGGTGTCCCACCCCAAGAAGGTCTTACCGGACAAGGAGGTGTAGATATTTTGCAAGAACTTAACCGTTTGGAGGATATTGTTCTGGCTGGTTTACAAATTCCTTTAGTGGGACGAACTTTAGTAGATGAAGATAAGCTTTTAGAACAGCTTGATTTTGTGCGTGTTTCCCTGCCGTCTGTGTTTCAATCAGCAGCAGAATTACTCCAACAAAAGGAGGAAATTATGTTGGAAGCTGAGGAATATGGACAACAGGTTGTGGAGGCTGCACAGTCTAAAAGAGCGCAAATTTTGGCTGATAACGATATCATCCGACATGCAGAACGGGAAGCGGAACAATTGCGGCGTAAGGTGCAGCTAGAGTGTGATGCGATGATGCAGGATACTTTGGCAGAAATTGACCGCAAGCGACAAACTTGTATGCAAGAGTTGGAGGAAATACGTCAAACGGCGATCGCTCAAGCTCAAGAAATTGAAGATGGTGCTGATGAATATGCTGATAATGTTTTGGAAAATATCGAACAGGATCTTCAGGATATGTTAAGAATTATTACTAATGGACGCTTACAATTGCGGGGGGAAATAGCTAAACAACGTAATTTATCTAATCATAAGAAAAGATCAGGATAA
- a CDS encoding replication restart DNA helicase PriA, which yields MQVLQKIHCPNCGSMAERHYITDSQLTRTQCPTCDYLMINCTRTGRVVEAYAPGIYARR from the coding sequence ATGCAAGTTTTACAAAAGATTCACTGTCCAAATTGTGGCAGTATGGCTGAACGTCACTATATTACAGATAGTCAATTAACCAGAACACAATGTCCCACCTGTGATTACCTGATGATTAACTGTACTCGTACAGGTAGAGTAGTTGAAGCTTATGCACCAGGTATTTACGCTAGAAGATAG